One part of the Rutidosis leptorrhynchoides isolate AG116_Rl617_1_P2 chromosome 1, CSIRO_AGI_Rlap_v1, whole genome shotgun sequence genome encodes these proteins:
- the LOC139864204 gene encoding transcription factor HY5-like → MQEQAATSSMAASLPSSSERSSSSALQFNVKEGMESDDEIRRVPEMGGEAVGASGSVRGPGSVAHPDRVQGSTEGLRKKGKNPADKENKRLKRLLRNRVSAQQARERKKAYLGELEVRVKDMEKKNSELEERLSTLQNENQMLRQILKNTTAGMQERK, encoded by the exons atgcaGGAACAAGCAGCAACGAGTTCAATGGCGGCGAGTTTACCTTCAAGTAGTGAGAGATCTTCGAGTTCTGCACTTCAATTTAACGTCAAAGAAG GAATGGAGAGTGATGATGAGATCAGACGGGTGCCAGAGATGGGTGGAGAAGCTGTAGGAGCGTCAGGATCCGTAAGAGGACCCGGGTCAGTCGCACATCCCGACCGGGTTCAAGGCTCTACGGAAGGTTTAAGGAAAAAAGGGAAAAACCCGGCTGACAAAGAAAACAAGCGCTTGAAGAG GTTGTTAAGGAATCGAGTTTCAGCTCAACAAGCAAGAGAAAGAAAGAAGGCATACTTGGGTGAGTTGGAGGTACGAGTGAAAGACATGGAGAAGAAAAACTCTGAGCTTGAAGAACGTCTTTCAACATTGCAAAACGAGAACCAGATGCTCAGACAA ATCTTGAAGAACACAACTGCTGGCATGCAAGAGAGGAAATAG